One Sanguibacter keddieii DSM 10542 genomic window carries:
- a CDS encoding L-ribulose-5-phosphate 4-epimerase: MSAAPQAPGLASYPDEVREEVARVREVVARLHAELPRWELVVWTAGNVSQRLTTADLFVIKPSGVTYDELTPESMVVCTLDGELVDGTRSPSSDTAAHAYVYRHMPHVGGVVHTHSTYATAWAARGEPVPCVLTMMADEFGGDVPVGPFALIGDDSIGQGIVETLSESRSPAVLMRNHGPFTIGADAKAAVKAAVMVEEVARTVHISRQLGEPTRIPQDRVDSLYDRYQNVYGR; the protein is encoded by the coding sequence ATGAGCGCCGCTCCGCAGGCGCCCGGTCTGGCCTCCTATCCCGACGAGGTCCGCGAGGAGGTCGCGCGAGTCCGTGAGGTCGTCGCCCGCCTGCACGCCGAGCTCCCGCGCTGGGAGCTGGTCGTGTGGACCGCCGGGAACGTCTCGCAGCGCCTGACGACGGCCGACCTCTTCGTCATCAAGCCGTCGGGGGTCACCTACGACGAGCTGACACCGGAGTCGATGGTCGTGTGCACCCTGGACGGCGAGCTCGTCGACGGGACGCGGTCACCGTCGTCCGACACGGCAGCCCACGCCTACGTCTACCGGCACATGCCCCACGTCGGGGGAGTGGTGCACACCCACTCCACCTACGCGACCGCCTGGGCGGCGCGCGGCGAGCCCGTCCCGTGCGTCCTGACGATGATGGCCGACGAGTTCGGCGGCGACGTCCCGGTCGGGCCGTTCGCGCTCATCGGTGACGACTCGATCGGTCAGGGCATCGTCGAGACGCTCTCCGAGAGCCGGTCGCCGGCGGTGCTCATGCGCAACCACGGACCGTTCACCATCGGCGCCGACGCGAAGGCCGCGGTCAAGGCTGCCGTCATGGTCGAGGAGGTCGCCCGCACGGTGCACATCTCCCGCCAGCTCGGCGAGCCGACGCGGATCCCGCAGGATCGGGTCGACTCGCTCTACGACCGCTACCAGAACGTCTACGGGCGGTAG